The following are encoded in a window of Flavobacterium psychrotrophum genomic DNA:
- the rpsT gene encoding 30S ribosomal protein S20 has translation MANHKSALKRIRTNEKKRVLNRYQHKTTRNAIKAIRLATVKSEAAEKLAGVISMIDKLAKKNIIHNNKASNLKSKLTRHVAALN, from the coding sequence ATGGCAAATCATAAGTCAGCTTTAAAGAGAATTAGAACTAACGAAAAGAAAAGGGTGTTGAACAGGTATCAGCACAAAACTACACGTAACGCTATTAAAGCTATACGTTTAGCTACTGTGAAGAGTGAAGCTGCAGAAAAACTTGCTGGTGTTATCTCTATGATCGACAAACTTGCTAAGAAAAACATCATCCACAACAATAAGGCTTCAAACCTTAAATCTAAACTAACAAGGCACGTAGCTGCTCTTAACTAG
- the proS gene encoding proline--tRNA ligase, with product MSKNLTKRSEDYSKWYNELVVKADLAENSAVRGCMVIKPYGYAIWEKMQAELDRMFKETGHQNAYFPLFIPKSYFSKEASHVDGFAKECAVVTHYRLRTGEDGKIEVDPDAKLEEELIVRPTSETIIWDTYRGWIQSYRDLPILVNQWANVVRWEMRTRLFLRTAEFLWQEGHTAHATQAEAVTEAEQMMNVYADFAQNFMAIPVVRGTKTANERFAGAIETYCIEALMQDGKALQAGTSHFLGQNFAKAFDVKFTSKEGKQEHVWATSWGVSTRLMGALVMTHSDDNGLVLPPNLAPIQVVIVPIYKGDEQFEAISAEAKQLMARLRKLGISVKYDDRDTHKPGFKFAEYELKGVPLRVAIGPNDLANGTFEVARRDTLTKETVISADIVSYISDMLEEIQKNLFDKAFEFRNTHITEVNSFEEFKDVLQNKTGFISAHWDGTSETEEKIKELTKATIRCIPLDRVEEAGVCVLTGAPSIGRVLFAKAY from the coding sequence ATGAGTAAGAATTTAACAAAGCGGTCAGAAGATTATTCCAAATGGTATAATGAACTGGTTGTAAAAGCTGACCTGGCTGAAAATTCGGCGGTTAGAGGGTGTATGGTTATCAAGCCATACGGCTATGCAATATGGGAAAAGATGCAGGCAGAATTAGACAGGATGTTTAAAGAAACCGGCCACCAAAATGCGTACTTCCCGCTGTTTATACCCAAGTCTTACTTTAGTAAAGAGGCCAGCCACGTAGACGGGTTTGCAAAAGAGTGTGCTGTAGTAACCCACTACAGGCTTAGAACCGGAGAAGACGGAAAAATAGAGGTAGACCCTGATGCTAAGCTCGAAGAAGAGCTTATTGTAAGGCCAACCTCTGAAACCATTATATGGGATACCTACCGCGGCTGGATACAAAGCTACCGCGACCTGCCTATACTGGTAAACCAGTGGGCTAACGTAGTGCGCTGGGAAATGCGTACACGCCTGTTCTTAAGGACTGCTGAGTTTTTATGGCAGGAAGGGCATACCGCCCACGCCACACAAGCTGAGGCTGTAACAGAAGCAGAACAGATGATGAATGTGTATGCTGATTTTGCCCAAAACTTTATGGCTATACCGGTTGTAAGGGGCACAAAGACAGCAAACGAGCGTTTTGCGGGTGCTATAGAGACTTATTGTATAGAAGCGCTTATGCAGGATGGTAAAGCGCTGCAGGCAGGTACATCGCACTTTTTAGGCCAGAACTTTGCTAAGGCATTTGATGTGAAATTTACGAGCAAAGAAGGTAAGCAGGAGCACGTTTGGGCTACATCATGGGGTGTAAGTACACGCCTTATGGGTGCGCTGGTAATGACGCATAGTGATGATAACGGCCTTGTGCTGCCGCCAAACCTGGCGCCAATACAGGTGGTTATTGTGCCAATATATAAAGGCGATGAACAGTTTGAGGCTATTAGTGCAGAGGCAAAACAGCTTATGGCGCGCCTGCGCAAGCTGGGCATATCTGTTAAGTATGATGACAGGGATACGCACAAGCCGGGCTTTAAATTTGCAGAGTACGAACTTAAAGGTGTGCCGCTTCGTGTGGCTATAGGTCCTAATGATCTTGCTAACGGTACCTTTGAGGTAGCAAGGCGCGATACGCTTACTAAAGAAACAGTAATAAGTGCTGATATTGTTAGCTACATAAGCGATATGCTTGAGGAGATACAGAAGAACCTTTTTGATAAAGCTTTTGAGTTCAGGAATACGCATATTACTGAGGTTAACTCTTTTGAAGAGTTTAAAGACGTGCTTCAAAATAAGACCGGCTTTATATCTGCACATTGGGATGGTACCTCTGAGACCGAAGAAAAGATAAAAGAGCTTACAAAAGCTACCATACGCTGTATTCCGCTTGATAGGGTAGAAGAGGCAGGCGTTTGTGTGCTTACAGGTGCCCCAAGTATAGGCAGGGTGCTTTTTGCTAAGGCATATTAA
- a CDS encoding OmpP1/FadL family transporter yields the protein MKKILFSAAMIMAAVTSYAQQDLNTAADAVRYSLDNLTGTARFRAMGGAFGAVGGDPSAINVNPAGSAIFMYNTGTATLSSYNMNNQANYFGTNRKQNDNTFDLNQIGGFFVFNNAKEDAFMNKFTLGFNYENTQTFENIVGISGVNPTGSIVDYFLNYANNSGVTLGTLQNEYFENLSFAEQQAYLGYNAYAINPVNNNAGNTAYTTNDPDNGNRYQDSYIATTGFNGKVALNFAAQLAKRFYLGANLNVHFSDYINNTSFYEDTNNGTNAGLQELQFNTRRYTYGGGFSLNVGAIAKITESFRLGAAYESPTWMRLQDEINQNITGVSSGVRYYTNPGVTMVGDDYTIKTPAKYTGSAAFIIGKKGLISVDYAMRNYANTKYTGNRYSVLNDQLSQTLDWAGELRVGTEWRVKQLSLRAGYRFQQSPYKNGTTVGDLSNINGGLGYSFGGSRIDLTYSWAQRKSDVSTFTPGFTDAARVKTTYNNVVLSYTIDL from the coding sequence ATGAAAAAAATATTATTTTCAGCAGCCATGATCATGGCCGCAGTGACAAGCTATGCACAGCAGGATCTTAATACAGCCGCAGATGCCGTGCGATACTCCTTAGACAACCTTACGGGCACCGCACGGTTTAGAGCCATGGGTGGCGCATTTGGCGCTGTAGGTGGCGACCCTTCTGCCATTAACGTTAACCCGGCCGGATCTGCAATATTTATGTACAATACCGGTACTGCTACTCTAAGCAGCTACAATATGAACAACCAGGCTAATTACTTTGGCACCAACCGCAAACAAAACGACAATACTTTTGACCTGAACCAGATAGGCGGATTTTTTGTTTTTAACAATGCCAAAGAAGATGCCTTTATGAATAAATTTACTTTAGGTTTCAATTACGAAAATACCCAGACGTTTGAAAATATCGTAGGCATATCTGGTGTAAACCCTACCGGTAGTATAGTTGATTACTTTCTTAACTACGCTAACAACAGCGGTGTTACACTTGGCACGCTGCAAAATGAATATTTTGAGAACCTGAGTTTTGCAGAGCAGCAGGCCTATCTGGGCTACAATGCTTATGCCATTAACCCTGTAAACAACAACGCCGGCAATACAGCCTACACCACTAACGACCCTGATAATGGCAACCGCTACCAGGACAGCTACATAGCTACTACCGGTTTTAACGGTAAAGTGGCACTTAACTTTGCAGCGCAGCTTGCTAAAAGATTTTATCTTGGCGCTAACCTAAATGTTCATTTCAGCGATTATATTAATAACACCAGTTTTTATGAAGACACAAATAACGGCACAAATGCAGGTCTACAGGAACTACAATTCAACACAAGGCGTTATACCTATGGTGGAGGTTTTTCTCTAAACGTAGGTGCCATTGCAAAAATCACCGAATCGTTCAGGTTAGGAGCAGCATATGAATCGCCTACCTGGATGAGGCTTCAGGATGAAATAAACCAAAACATTACAGGTGTTAGTAGCGGGGTTAGGTACTATACCAACCCTGGCGTTACCATGGTTGGTGATGATTACACTATAAAAACACCTGCAAAATATACCGGAAGCGCGGCTTTTATTATTGGCAAAAAAGGACTTATCAGCGTAGATTATGCCATGCGTAATTATGCCAACACAAAATACACAGGTAACCGCTACAGTGTACTTAACGACCAGTTGAGCCAAACCCTAGACTGGGCAGGCGAACTACGCGTGGGTACTGAGTGGCGCGTAAAACAACTAAGCCTGCGTGCAGGATACCGCTTTCAACAGAGTCCGTACAAAAACGGCACTACCGTGGGCGACCTTAGCAACATTAACGGCGGCCTTGGCTACAGCTTTGGCGGATCAAGAATTGACCTAACCTACTCCTGGGCACAACGCAAAAGTGATGTTTCTACCTTTACACCGGGCTTTACCGATGCTGCAAGGGTAAAAACCACTTACAACAACGTAGTATTATCTTACACTATCGACCTTTAA
- the rimO gene encoding 30S ribosomal protein S12 methylthiotransferase RimO produces MRTRSIKKNKINVITLGCSKNVYDSEVLMGQLRASGKDVAHEAPAHEEGNIIVINTCGFIDNAKEESVNMIINYVDKKEQGLVDKVFVTGCLSERYKPDLQKEIPDVDQYFGTTELPQLLKALGADYKHELLGERITTTPKNYAYLKIAEGCDRPCSFCAIPLMRGKHVSQPIEKLVKETEGLAKNGVKELILIAQDLTYYGLDLYKKRNLAELLENLVKVEGIEWIRLHYAFPSGFPMDVLELMNREPKICNYLDIPLQHISDSVLKSMRRGTTQEKTTRLLNEFRKAVPDMTIRTTLIVGYPGETEEDFQILKDWVKEMRFERLGCFTYSHEENTHAYLLEDDVPADVKQQRANEIMEIQSQISWEQNQEKIGKTFRCIIDRKEGAHFIGRTEFDSPDVDNEVLIDASIAYLKTGEFVNITITDATEFDLYGIPATTGLN; encoded by the coding sequence ATGAGAACGAGGTCTATAAAAAAGAACAAGATAAATGTAATAACGCTGGGATGTTCTAAGAACGTGTACGACAGCGAAGTGCTTATGGGTCAGCTGCGTGCCAGCGGTAAAGACGTTGCCCACGAAGCGCCGGCGCACGAAGAAGGCAACATTATCGTGATAAACACCTGTGGCTTTATAGACAATGCCAAAGAGGAATCGGTTAACATGATCATTAATTATGTAGACAAAAAAGAACAGGGCCTTGTAGACAAGGTGTTTGTAACAGGCTGCCTTAGCGAGCGCTACAAACCGGATCTTCAAAAAGAAATTCCTGATGTAGACCAGTACTTTGGTACAACAGAGCTGCCACAACTGCTTAAGGCACTAGGTGCTGATTATAAGCACGAACTGCTTGGTGAGCGTATTACTACTACCCCAAAAAACTACGCTTACCTTAAAATAGCCGAGGGCTGCGACCGCCCGTGCAGCTTCTGTGCCATTCCGCTAATGCGTGGCAAACACGTAAGCCAGCCTATAGAAAAACTGGTTAAAGAAACGGAAGGCCTTGCTAAAAACGGCGTTAAAGAACTAATACTTATTGCCCAGGATCTTACATATTACGGCCTGGATCTTTATAAAAAACGTAACCTGGCAGAACTGCTTGAAAACCTTGTAAAGGTAGAAGGTATAGAATGGATACGCCTGCACTACGCATTCCCTTCAGGCTTTCCTATGGATGTGCTTGAACTTATGAACCGTGAGCCTAAAATTTGTAATTACCTTGATATACCTCTACAGCACATTTCTGACAGCGTACTGAAATCTATGCGTCGTGGTACCACACAGGAAAAAACGACACGTTTGCTTAACGAATTCCGCAAGGCAGTACCGGACATGACCATACGCACCACGCTTATCGTGGGCTATCCGGGCGAAACAGAAGAGGATTTCCAGATACTGAAAGACTGGGTTAAAGAAATGCGTTTTGAGCGCCTTGGCTGTTTTACCTATAGTCATGAAGAAAACACCCATGCTTACCTGCTTGAAGACGACGTACCTGCCGATGTAAAACAACAACGCGCTAACGAGATCATGGAAATACAGTCGCAAATATCGTGGGAGCAAAACCAGGAAAAGATAGGCAAGACATTCCGTTGCATTATCGACCGTAAAGAAGGTGCCCACTTTATAGGCCGTACCGAATTTGATAGCCCTGATGTAGATAACGAGGTACTTATTGATGCCAGCATTGCTTACCTTAAAACAGGTGAGTTTGTAAACATTACTATTACCGATGCTACTGAATTTGACCTTTATGGCATACCGGCCACTACAGGACTAAACTAA
- a CDS encoding B12-binding domain-containing radical SAM protein, whose protein sequence is MSTKALLIMPPFTQLNTPYPATAYIKGFLNTKGITSVQADLGIEVILRLFSKQGLTEMFTHIEATGNRQLSTNCQRILALKSDYLKTIDPVILFLQGKNPTLSHLICSEDFLPEASRFAQLEELDWAFGTMGTQDKAKHLATLYLEDISDLIVECIDPHFGFSRYAERLGRSANSFDELYDALQQPYTYIDKILIELLHERVWETNPQLAGFSVPFPGNLYAAFRSAQYIKKNFPEIKTAMGGGFPNTELRSLSDVRVMEFFDYIMLDDGEAPLECIIEHIDGIRDIRQLKRTFVLLDDKVQYINTATCRDYKQSEVGTPDYGGLLLDKYISVIEVVNPMHRMWSDGRWNKLTMAHGCYWGKCTFCDISLDYIKVYEPVAAKMLVDRMEDLILQTGQNGFHFVDEAAPPALMREVALEILRRNLAVTWWTNIRFEKSFTADLCRLFKLSGCIAVSGGLEVASDRLLDLIQKGVTVAQVARVTRNFTQAGIMVHAYLMYGFPTQTAQETIDSLEMVRQMFETGILQSGFWHQFAMTAHSPVGIEPEKFSVVKDSDIVGSFANNDIMFTDKTGTNHDKFSFGLKKSLFNFMHGVCFDFQLQDWFEFKVPRTKIPHDYISNVLHEDESFNVKPTAKIVWTGSVPIAEYFTKSKKGRTFETASLTFHDKKESFSIQTSKEQGEWLAGLLVKIAASEKPMTFAQVKQDYESAENLEDFELLWYSKPVNTLREYGLLVL, encoded by the coding sequence TTGAGTACCAAAGCCCTCTTGATAATGCCACCTTTTACCCAGCTGAATACACCCTATCCGGCAACGGCTTATATTAAAGGTTTTTTGAATACTAAAGGCATCACATCTGTACAGGCTGACCTTGGTATTGAAGTGATATTGAGGCTGTTTTCTAAACAGGGGCTAACCGAAATGTTTACCCATATTGAGGCAACCGGCAACCGGCAACTGTCAACTAATTGCCAGCGTATTCTTGCCCTTAAATCTGATTACCTTAAAACCATCGACCCTGTTATCCTGTTCCTACAGGGTAAAAACCCTACGCTAAGCCACCTGATATGTAGTGAAGATTTCCTTCCCGAGGCTTCGCGATTTGCACAGCTTGAAGAACTGGACTGGGCATTCGGCACCATGGGTACGCAGGATAAAGCGAAGCATTTGGCAACTCTATATTTGGAAGATATATCAGATCTTATCGTGGAGTGTATTGACCCGCACTTTGGCTTTAGCCGCTATGCAGAAAGGCTTGGGCGTTCGGCAAACTCATTTGATGAATTGTACGATGCACTGCAGCAGCCTTACACGTATATTGATAAGATATTAATAGAACTGCTGCACGAGCGCGTTTGGGAAACCAATCCGCAACTTGCAGGCTTTTCGGTGCCCTTTCCTGGTAATTTGTATGCAGCGTTTCGTAGTGCGCAGTACATCAAGAAAAATTTTCCTGAGATTAAAACGGCTATGGGTGGGGGCTTCCCGAACACCGAACTACGCTCGCTTAGCGATGTACGGGTAATGGAGTTTTTTGATTACATTATGCTTGATGATGGTGAAGCGCCATTAGAGTGCATTATTGAACATATTGATGGTATTCGAGATATTCGGCAGCTTAAGCGCACTTTTGTATTGTTAGACGATAAGGTGCAGTACATAAATACTGCCACCTGCCGTGATTATAAACAAAGTGAAGTAGGTACGCCCGATTATGGTGGACTATTGCTCGATAAATATATTTCGGTTATAGAAGTTGTAAACCCAATGCACCGTATGTGGAGCGATGGGCGCTGGAATAAGCTTACCATGGCACATGGTTGCTACTGGGGTAAATGTACGTTTTGCGATATATCACTCGATTATATTAAGGTATATGAACCTGTGGCTGCAAAAATGCTGGTAGACCGTATGGAAGACCTTATTTTGCAAACAGGCCAAAATGGTTTCCACTTTGTAGATGAAGCTGCCCCACCTGCGCTTATGCGCGAAGTGGCTCTCGAAATTTTGCGTCGCAACCTGGCTGTAACCTGGTGGACGAACATCAGGTTTGAAAAGAGCTTTACGGCAGATCTTTGCCGCCTGTTTAAACTTTCGGGTTGTATTGCTGTTTCAGGCGGGCTGGAAGTGGCGAGCGACAGGCTTTTAGACCTGATCCAGAAAGGTGTTACAGTAGCACAGGTAGCTCGGGTAACACGTAACTTTACCCAGGCGGGTATTATGGTGCACGCATACCTGATGTATGGTTTCCCGACACAAACAGCTCAGGAAACAATTGACTCTCTCGAAATGGTGCGCCAGATGTTTGAAACCGGGATACTGCAAAGCGGTTTTTGGCACCAGTTTGCCATGACGGCGCACAGCCCCGTGGGTATTGAACCCGAAAAATTTAGCGTAGTTAAGGATAGTGATATTGTAGGCAGCTTTGCCAATAACGATATTATGTTTACCGATAAAACCGGAACCAACCATGATAAATTTAGCTTTGGCTTAAAAAAGTCGCTGTTTAATTTTATGCATGGTGTTTGCTTTGATTTTCAGTTACAGGACTGGTTTGAGTTTAAAGTGCCAAGGACTAAGATTCCGCACGACTATATTTCTAACGTATTGCACGAAGATGAAAGCTTTAATGTAAAGCCTACCGCTAAGATTGTATGGACGGGAAGTGTGCCAATAGCTGAATATTTTACCAAAAGTAAAAAGGGACGCACGTTTGAAACGGCTTCGCTTACTTTTCATGATAAAAAAGAAAGCTTTAGCATACAAACATCAAAAGAGCAGGGGGAGTGGCTTGCCGGTTTACTGGTTAAAATTGCGGCTTCTGAAAAGCCAATGACTTTTGCGCAGGTAAAGCAGGATTATGAAAGTGCAGAAAATCTTGAAGATTTTGAGTTGCTCTGGTATAGTAAACCCGTAAACACGTTACGCGAATACGGGCTTTTAGTATTGTGA
- the bshC gene encoding bacillithiol biosynthesis cysteine-adding enzyme BshC, with protein MPSDCISYQNSGYFTPLMVDYLNQKDTLKPLYNRFPTLENFKNQIAEKQQNYPEQSRAILADALVAQYKNVEKFYISTEHNINLLRQNNTFTVTTGHQLNLFTGPLYFLYKIVSAINLAKQLKETYPDYNFVPIYWMATEDHDFDEINYFNFRDKKIKWNRESTGPVGRLSTDGLDAVLKAFAVELGPGDNAKWLTSLFEDAYLKHDNLTSATRFLANRFFGKHGLVIVDGDDAELKSLFKPYVKEELLKQTSHHKVAETTPLLSDYNVQVNPREINLFYIEDNLRERIILQDKTYFVNNTDITFSESEILSELENHPEKFSPNVIMRPLYEEVILPNLCYIGGGGELAYWLELKSFFESQNVTFPMLLLRNSALIATQKQADKLDRLQLTWADAFSKQHDLLNKKVQGFSKFQLDFTEQKEFLKQQFEKLSAIAQKTDITFTGAVKAQELKQIKGLENLEKKLLRAEKRQHHDALERIAAVQNELFPHHSLQERRNNFSEFYLAYDGRLVDELFRQLKPLEQEFNVIIL; from the coding sequence ATGCCGTCAGACTGCATCAGTTACCAAAACTCAGGATATTTCACACCGTTAATGGTCGATTACCTTAACCAAAAGGACACCCTGAAACCGCTGTATAACCGCTTCCCTACCCTTGAGAATTTTAAAAATCAGATAGCAGAGAAACAGCAAAACTATCCTGAACAGTCGCGTGCAATACTCGCTGATGCCTTAGTTGCGCAGTACAAGAACGTTGAAAAGTTTTACATAAGCACAGAGCATAACATAAACCTGTTACGGCAAAACAATACCTTTACCGTAACCACAGGCCACCAGCTCAACCTGTTTACAGGCCCGCTATATTTCCTCTATAAAATAGTATCGGCCATTAACCTGGCAAAGCAGCTTAAAGAAACGTATCCGGACTATAACTTTGTACCCATCTACTGGATGGCAACCGAAGACCACGATTTTGATGAGATTAATTACTTTAACTTCCGTGACAAAAAAATAAAGTGGAACCGTGAGAGCACCGGTCCCGTAGGCAGGCTATCTACCGATGGACTTGATGCCGTACTAAAAGCCTTTGCTGTAGAACTCGGCCCCGGCGATAATGCAAAATGGCTTACATCCCTTTTTGAAGATGCTTATCTTAAACACGACAACCTTACATCTGCTACCCGATTTTTAGCCAATAGGTTCTTTGGTAAACACGGCCTCGTAATTGTAGATGGTGATGATGCGGAACTAAAAAGCCTTTTCAAACCCTATGTTAAAGAAGAGCTGCTAAAGCAAACCAGCCATCATAAAGTGGCAGAGACTACTCCCCTGCTTTCTGACTATAACGTGCAGGTAAACCCACGCGAAATCAACCTGTTTTATATTGAAGACAACTTACGTGAACGTATTATCCTACAAGATAAAACCTACTTTGTAAACAATACAGATATTACCTTTAGCGAAAGCGAAATATTATCTGAACTTGAAAACCATCCCGAAAAGTTTAGCCCTAACGTTATCATGCGTCCGCTTTATGAGGAGGTAATATTGCCCAACCTTTGCTATATAGGTGGTGGTGGCGAACTGGCGTATTGGCTGGAACTAAAAAGCTTCTTCGAGTCGCAAAACGTTACATTCCCTATGCTGCTGTTGCGTAACTCAGCCTTGATTGCTACTCAGAAACAAGCCGATAAACTCGACAGGCTGCAACTTACCTGGGCAGATGCCTTTAGTAAACAACACGACCTGCTCAATAAAAAAGTGCAGGGCTTCTCTAAATTCCAACTTGATTTTACCGAACAGAAGGAATTCCTGAAGCAACAATTTGAAAAGCTTTCTGCCATAGCCCAAAAAACGGACATTACCTTTACAGGTGCCGTAAAAGCACAGGAGCTAAAACAAATCAAGGGCCTTGAAAATTTAGAAAAAAAACTACTTCGTGCAGAAAAGCGCCAACATCATGATGCACTGGAACGTATAGCTGCCGTGCAGAACGAACTGTTTCCGCACCACAGCCTGCAGGAACGCCGCAATAACTTCTCAGAATTTTATCTTGCTTACGACGGGAGGCTTGTCGACGAACTATTCAGGCAACTAAAGCCACTTGAGCAGGAGTTTAATGTAATTATTCTCTGA
- a CDS encoding nucleoside-diphosphate kinase has product MATNRTFTMIKPDAVEKGHIGGILNMITEAGFKIVSLKLTQLTVADAQAFYAVHSERPFYGELVSFMSRGPIVAAILEKENAVADFRTLIGATNPADAAEGTIRKKYATSMGENAVHGSDSDENAAIEGAFHFSGREQF; this is encoded by the coding sequence ATGGCAACAAACAGAACCTTTACCATGATTAAGCCGGACGCCGTTGAAAAAGGGCACATCGGTGGTATCCTTAACATGATAACCGAAGCTGGTTTCAAAATCGTTTCTCTTAAACTTACACAACTTACTGTAGCAGATGCACAGGCGTTTTATGCTGTACACAGCGAAAGGCCTTTCTACGGCGAACTTGTAAGCTTTATGTCTCGCGGCCCTATCGTTGCAGCCATTCTTGAAAAAGAAAATGCTGTGGCTGATTTCCGTACGCTTATTGGCGCTACAAACCCTGCTGATGCTGCCGAAGGTACTATCCGTAAAAAATATGCTACATCAATGGGCGAAAATGCCGTTCACGGTTCAGACAGCGATGAGAATGCAGCTATCGAAGGCGCTTTCCATTTTTCAGGACGCGAGCAGTTTTAA